One segment of Panicum virgatum strain AP13 chromosome 3K, P.virgatum_v5, whole genome shotgun sequence DNA contains the following:
- the LOC120697057 gene encoding DNA replication licensing factor MCM6, whose product MEAFGGFFVDEKAARVENIFLEFLKRFKESDDAPEQFYEMEMEAMRSRESTTMYVDFAHVMRFNDILQKAIAEEYLRFEPYLRNACKRFVLEHRASENRAPIISDDSPNKDINIAFYNIPMLKRLRELGTAEIGKLTSVMGVVTRTSEVRPELLQGTFKCLDCGNIVKNVEQQFKYTEPIICVNATCQNRSKWALLRQESKFTDWQRVRMQETSKEIPAGSLPRSLDVILRHEIVEKARAGDTVIFTGTVVAVPDVMALTSPGERAECRREAPQRKNGGVQEGVKGLKSLGVRDLSYRLAFVANSVQVADGRREVDIRDRDTDGDDSERPKFTEEEEDEVVRMRNTPDFFNKIVDSICPTVFGHQEIKRAVLLMLLGGVHKITHEGINLRGDINVCIVGDPSCAKSQFLKYTAGIVPRSVYTSGKSSSAAGLTATVAKEPETGEFCIEAGALMLADNGICCIDEFDKMDIKDQVAIHEAMEQQTISITKAGIQATLNARTSILAAANPTGGRYDKSKPLKYNVALPPAILSRFDLVYIMIDEPDENTDYHIAHHIVRVHQKREEALTPAFSTAELKRYIAFAKSLKPQLSSEAKKVLVESYVTLRRGDSTPGTRVAYRMTVRQLEALIRLSEAIARSHLERTVLPAHVRLAVKLLKTSIISVESSEVDLSEFQDAEDGTNVPSDNEAGQPAKADATPQQEGAENDQAADNGKKKLVITEEYFQRVTQALVMRLRQHEESVMKDGDGLAGMKQGDLIIWYVEQQNAKGAYSSTAEVKEEVKCIKAIIERLIQREGHLIVIDEGTAAAAEDGAGARRTSESRILAVNPNYVID is encoded by the exons ATGGAGGCGTTCGGCGGGTTCTTCGTGGACGAGAAGGCCGCGCGGGTGGAGAACATCTTCCTCGAGTTCCTCAAGCG GTTCAAGGAGTCGGATGACGCGCCGGAGCAGTTCTACGAGATGGAGATGGAGGCGATGCGGTCGCGGGAGTCCACCACCATGTACGTCGATTTCGCGCACGTCATGCGCTTCAACGACATCCTCCAGAAGGCCATCGCTGAGGAGTACCTCAG GTTTGAACCATACTTAAGGAATGCGTGCAAGAGGTTTGTGTTGGAGCACCGGGCCAGTGAGAATCGGGCGCCAATCATCTCAGATGATAGTCCCAACAAGGATATTAATATTGCCTTCTACAACATCCCAATGTTGAAAAG GCTGAGAGAGCTTGGGACAGCTGAAATTGGTAAGCTTACATCAGTAATGGGTGTTGTGACACGGACGAGTGAGGTGCGGCCTGAACTATTGCAAGGAACCTTCAAGTGCCTCGACTGTGGGAATattgtgaagaatgtggagcaACAGTTCAAGTACACTGAG CCGATAATATGCGTCAATGCAACATGCCAGAACCGATCCAAATGGGCCCTTCTCCGCCAGGAGAGCAAATTCACAGATTGGCAGAGGGTGAGAATGCAGGAGACTTCAAAAGAGATACCTGCTGGTTCACTTCCTCGCTCCCTGGATGTCATCTTGCGGCATGAGATTGTTGAGAAGGCTAGAGCTGGGGACAC GGTTATATTTACTGGAACTGTTGTTGCGGTTCCAGATGTAATGGCACTAACTTCACCTGGTGAAAGAGCAGAATGTCGCCGGGAAGCTCCTCAGCGAAAAAATGGAGGTGTTCAGGAAGGTGTAAAGGGCCTGAAGTCCCTTGGAGTTAGGGATCTCTCTTATCGCCTTGCTTTTGTGGCAAATTCAGTGCAG GTGGCAGATGGCAGGAGAGAAGTGGACATCAGGGACCGGGACACAGATGGTGATGACAGTGAAAGACCGAAATTCACA gaagaagaggaagatgaggTTGTTAGGATGAGGAACACTCCTGACTTCTTTAATAAGATAGTTGATAGCATATGTCCTACTGTCTTTGGTCATCAAGAAATTAAGAGGGCAGTCCTCCTTATGCTTTTGGGTGGTGTTCACAAGATAACACATGAAGGGATCAACCTTAGAGGTGACATCAATGTCTGTATTGTTGGTGACCCAAGCTGTGCGAAGTCTCAGTTCCTGAA ATATACCGCTGGTATTGTTCCAAGATCTGTTTACACATCAGGGAAGTCATCATCTGCTGCTGGTCTGACAGCAACTGTTGCTAAAGAACCAGAAACTGGTGAATTTTGTATTGAG GCAGGTGCCCTGATGTTAGCTGATAATGGCATTTGCTGCATAGATGAATTTGATAAGATGGACATTAAGGATCAG GTTGCTATACATGAAGCAATGGAACAGCAAACCATTAGCATAACAAAGGCAGGAATACAGGCCACCTTGAATGCACGAACTTCAATTTTAGCTGCAGCAAATCCGACAGGAGGGCGTTATGACAAGTCGAAACCACTTAAG TACAATGTGGCGTTGCCCCCAGCTATTCTTTCGAGATTTGATCTGGTGTACATCATGATTGATGAACCTGATGAAAACACAGACTACCACATTGCTCATCACATTGTAAGAGTCCATCAGAAACGTGAAGAAGCACTGACCCCTGCATTTAGCACTGCAGAACTGAAGCGATATATTGCGTTTGCGAAGTCTTTGAAACCTCAG CTGAGTTCAGAAGCAAAGAAGGTTTTGGTGGAGTCATATGTTACCCTTCGTAGAGGTGACAGTACTCCTGGAACCAGGGTTGCTTACAGGATGACAGTAAGGCAATTGGAAGCATTGATTAGGCTATCAGAAGCTATTGCTCGAAGCCACTTAGAAAGAACT GTTCTCCCAGCTCATGTCCGACTGGCAGTTAAATTGCTTAAGACGTCCATCATCAG CGTTGAATCAAGTGAAGTTGATCTCTCTGAGTTCCAAGATGCTGAAGACGGAACAAATGTACCTTCTGATAATGAGGCTGGACAGCCAGCTAAAGCAGATGCTACTCCTCAACAAGAGGGCGCAG aaaatgacCAAGCAGCAGATAATGGTAAGAAGAAATTGGTAATAACTGAAGAATACTTCCAGAGAGTTACTCAAGCGTTGGTTATGAGACTACGGCAGCATGAAGAGTCCGTCATGAAAGATG GAGATGGTCTTGCTGGCATGAAGCAAGGGGATCTTATCATTTGGTATGTTGAGCAGCAGAATGCCAAAGGCGCGTACAGTTCCACTGCAGAGGTGAAGGAAGAAGTGAAATGCATCAAAGCCATTATAGAG AGGCTTATACAGCGGGAAGGCCACCTTATAGTCATAGACGAAGGCACAGCGGCTGCCGCCGAGGACGGTGCTGGTGCGCGAAGAACATCCGAGAGCAGAATATTGGCAGTTAACCCGAATTACGTTATTGATTAG